One Bradyrhizobium sp. ISRA464 genomic window carries:
- a CDS encoding PAS domain S-box protein, which produces MAATLLVFAVRLVLDRYFEGRSFTVIYVPAVMFAALAGGRGPALLATVLCLGATLFFLGNRLHADPADLIDVLSFAVLGPILGFVGDRLSRESEDARYRQAQLQSILDTVPEAMIVIDENGIMRSFSVAAERLFGWAAAEVIGKNVSILMPTPYRDEHDNYLHRYRNTGERRIIGIGRIVVGERRDGSTFPMELAVGEARVGAERFFTGFIRDLTERRSEERRMQELQSELVHVSRLTAMGEMASSLAHELNQPLSAITSYLRGAATLLKSEHVDKQRVIEALDRSAAQTLRAGDIIKRLREFVAKGETQQTLENPAVLLEEAAALALVGAREQGVRVSLHCDRDLPDIIVDKIQIQQVALNLIRNAVEAMETTSRRELTIEVRNRNNTAFFSVADTGTGINPEIARQLFQPFVTSKPNGMGVGLSICRTIIESHGGRISARSHNDGGTVFEFTLPFAEPELHER; this is translated from the coding sequence GTGGCTGCAACGCTACTTGTGTTTGCCGTCCGGCTCGTGCTGGACCGCTATTTCGAAGGACGCAGTTTCACTGTCATCTACGTCCCGGCCGTGATGTTTGCCGCCCTGGCTGGCGGACGTGGCCCGGCGCTCCTCGCGACAGTCCTGTGTCTTGGGGCCACACTATTCTTCCTCGGAAATAGACTCCATGCAGATCCGGCTGATCTGATCGACGTGTTGTCATTCGCCGTTCTGGGTCCGATACTCGGCTTCGTCGGAGACCGGCTTTCGCGCGAGTCGGAGGATGCACGCTATCGGCAGGCGCAGCTACAATCCATCCTGGACACTGTGCCGGAAGCGATGATCGTGATCGATGAGAATGGGATCATGCGCTCCTTCAGCGTCGCTGCCGAGCGGCTGTTCGGCTGGGCAGCCGCGGAGGTCATCGGGAAGAACGTCTCGATCCTGATGCCCACGCCCTATCGGGATGAACATGACAACTATCTGCACCGATACCGGAACACGGGTGAACGTCGCATTATCGGCATCGGGCGGATTGTTGTCGGAGAGCGCAGGGATGGCTCGACTTTTCCGATGGAGCTGGCGGTCGGCGAGGCCAGGGTCGGTGCGGAAAGGTTCTTTACAGGGTTCATCCGTGATCTGACCGAGCGCAGGAGCGAGGAACGGCGCATGCAGGAGTTGCAATCGGAGCTGGTCCACGTGTCGCGCCTGACCGCGATGGGCGAGATGGCGTCCTCGCTGGCTCATGAGCTCAATCAACCTCTGTCTGCGATCACGAGCTACCTTCGCGGTGCAGCGACGCTGCTGAAGTCAGAGCATGTCGATAAGCAGAGAGTCATCGAAGCGCTGGATCGTAGCGCCGCCCAAACACTGCGCGCCGGCGACATCATCAAGCGGTTGCGAGAGTTCGTTGCGAAGGGCGAAACCCAGCAAACCTTGGAAAATCCAGCCGTGCTGCTGGAAGAAGCCGCGGCATTGGCGCTTGTGGGCGCGAGGGAGCAAGGCGTCCGGGTTTCGCTTCATTGCGATCGCGACCTTCCGGATATCATCGTCGACAAGATCCAGATCCAGCAGGTTGCGCTCAACCTGATCAGGAATGCAGTTGAGGCAATGGAGACAACGAGCCGTCGCGAACTCACAATCGAAGTCAGAAACAGGAACAACACCGCATTCTTCTCGGTGGCCGATACCGGCACGGGGATCAACCCGGAGATCGCGCGGCAGTTGTTTCAGCCGTTTGTCACCAGCAAGCCGAACGGAATGGGCGTCGGCCTCTCCATCTGCCGCACGATCATCGAATCGCATGGTGGCCGCATCTCCGCCCGGTCTCACAATGACGGCGGTACTGTGTTCGAGTTCACCTTGCCCTTTGCCGAGCCGGAACTGCACGAGCGATGA
- the istA gene encoding IS21 family transposase: protein MNEERITEGSSWSDPRGQVMKTPDDVAEMLRLRACGWGLKRIARQLGCSHHTVKDYVAAGGVKPFKSPDRAKRLDGLEGWLRERFIRHRGNADVVRQDLLAEKGVAISRRTLQRAVQPYRQALKAEALATTRFETPPGRQLQIDFGERLVEIGGVKIKAFVFVATLGHSRRLHVRAFRGEKQEHWFAGLESAFTTFGGVPEEVLMDNPRALVVRHDAVSRSVQFNDKLIAFAKHWGFRPRACAPYRARTKGKTENGVGYVKKNAIAGHSFASWEAFEVHLAEWEREVANVRIHGTTGEAPIARFVRDEAHRLKPLGGLPSFGLLRELTRVVGNDCAVEIDTNSYSVPWRLIGERVAVTVAAGEVRIRHGMREVAVHRQSEGRRLRIVDSAHLDGVAGRNGAVCRPVIATPTVPAPSPLPSLLRPLAEYEAAIGGSF from the coding sequence ATGAACGAGGAACGAATCACGGAAGGCTCGTCGTGGAGTGATCCACGGGGGCAGGTGATGAAGACGCCGGATGACGTGGCGGAGATGTTGCGCCTGAGGGCGTGCGGGTGGGGTCTGAAGCGGATTGCGCGGCAGCTGGGCTGCAGCCATCACACGGTGAAGGACTACGTGGCGGCGGGCGGGGTGAAGCCGTTCAAGTCGCCTGACCGGGCGAAGCGGCTCGATGGCCTTGAAGGCTGGCTGCGCGAGAGGTTCATTCGGCATCGCGGCAATGCGGATGTGGTGCGCCAGGACCTGTTGGCCGAGAAAGGGGTAGCAATCAGCCGGCGAACGCTGCAACGCGCCGTGCAGCCCTATCGCCAGGCGCTGAAGGCGGAGGCGCTGGCGACGACGCGGTTCGAGACGCCCCCAGGCCGACAGCTGCAGATCGACTTCGGGGAGCGTCTGGTCGAGATCGGCGGGGTAAAGATCAAGGCATTCGTGTTCGTGGCGACGCTCGGGCATTCGCGGCGGCTGCATGTCCGTGCGTTCCGGGGCGAGAAGCAAGAGCACTGGTTCGCCGGGCTCGAGAGCGCATTCACGACCTTCGGCGGCGTGCCGGAGGAAGTGCTGATGGACAATCCACGCGCGCTCGTGGTGCGCCACGACGCGGTGAGCCGATCGGTTCAGTTCAACGACAAGCTCATCGCGTTTGCAAAGCATTGGGGCTTCCGTCCTCGCGCCTGCGCGCCGTATCGGGCGCGCACGAAGGGCAAGACGGAGAATGGCGTCGGCTACGTGAAGAAGAACGCGATCGCGGGGCATTCCTTCGCGAGCTGGGAGGCATTTGAGGTGCATCTCGCCGAGTGGGAGCGTGAGGTGGCGAACGTGCGTATCCATGGCACCACCGGCGAGGCGCCGATCGCTCGCTTTGTGCGTGACGAGGCACACCGGTTGAAGCCGCTCGGCGGGCTGCCGTCGTTCGGATTGTTGCGCGAACTGACCCGCGTCGTCGGCAACGATTGTGCCGTCGAGATCGACACGAACAGCTACTCGGTGCCGTGGCGGCTGATCGGCGAGCGCGTGGCGGTGACCGTTGCGGCCGGCGAGGTGCGCATCCGCCACGGCATGCGCGAGGTTGCGGTCCACAGGCAATCGGAAGGTCGCCGGCTGCGGATCGTCGATTCCGCCCACCTGGACGGGGTTGCCGGCCGCAATGGCGCGGTCTGCCGACCGGTAATCGCGACACCGACAGTGCCGGCGCCTTCTCCACTGCCCTCGTTATTGCGTCCTCTTGCCGAATACGAAGCAGCGATCGGAGGGAGCTTCTGA
- a CDS encoding GntR family transcriptional regulator has protein sequence MAERDSDRAVSQTVRAQLSLRDLILSGDLRPGARISELQAVQATGVSRTPVRMALVRLEEEGLLEAIPSGGFMVKAFSERDVLDSIELRGTLEGLAARFAAERGVSSRDLESMKGCLDEIDTLVRQDPISVEAFASYVALNARFHAQLTELSRSPPLIRQVDRASALPFASPSGFVMTQSTLPDASRTLLIAQDQHRVVIDAIENREGARAEAVMREHARLAARNLRLVLKNRTHFDLLPGLALIRTAGD, from the coding sequence ATGGCCGAGCGTGACAGCGATCGCGCCGTCTCGCAAACAGTGCGCGCGCAGCTCAGTTTGCGCGACCTGATCCTGTCGGGCGATTTGCGGCCAGGCGCGCGAATCTCAGAATTGCAGGCAGTGCAGGCCACCGGTGTCTCGCGCACGCCGGTGCGAATGGCGCTGGTGCGATTGGAGGAGGAGGGTCTTTTGGAAGCGATCCCCTCCGGCGGCTTCATGGTCAAGGCGTTCTCCGAGCGAGATGTCTTGGATTCGATCGAACTGCGCGGCACGTTGGAAGGACTTGCGGCGCGCTTTGCCGCCGAGCGAGGCGTCTCATCGCGCGATCTCGAATCCATGAAGGGTTGTCTCGACGAGATCGATACCCTGGTGCGGCAGGACCCGATCTCAGTCGAGGCCTTCGCCTCCTACGTCGCGCTCAATGCGCGTTTTCATGCGCAGCTCACCGAACTGTCGCGCAGCCCACCCCTGATCCGGCAGGTCGATCGCGCGTCGGCGCTCCCGTTCGCCTCGCCGAGCGGTTTTGTCATGACGCAGTCGACGCTGCCGGACGCTTCCCGGACGCTGCTGATCGCGCAGGATCAACATCGAGTCGTGATCGACGCAATCGAGAACCGCGAGGGGGCGCGGGCCGAAGCGGTCATGCGCGAGCACGCGCGGCTGGCCGCACGAAATCTGCGGCTGGTGCTCAAGAATAGGACACATTTCGATCTGCTCCCCGGACTGGCGCTCATCAGGACGGCAGGCGATTAG
- a CDS encoding heavy metal translocating P-type ATPase, with the protein MQAEVDFSHYLKGAGEGLVHLDLAVEGINCAGCMAKIERNLSSIPDVVSARVNLADSRLALEWRPGALDPALFVKRLAELGYKAHPFKQDDAEYREAQRAQGLLRRLGVAAFAAMNVMMLSIPVWSGNVSDMLPEQRDFFHWLSALIVLPAAAYAAQPFFASAWSALRARGVNMDVPISIGIVLALAMSVVETISHAEHAYFDAAIMLIAFLLAGRYLDQNMRRRTRTFAGNLAALKAETATKFISSTEIKTVPAAAIRPGDIVLLRPGERCAVDGNVIEGRSEIDQSLITGETLPVSAAPGSAVFAGTLVRSGTLRVRAAAASENTLLAEISRLLDQALQARSRYLRLAERASRLYAPVVHAAAFLTMVGWLAYGATLHDSIVTAIAVLIITCPCALGLAIPAVQTVASGALFGSGVLLNAGDAIERIAEIDRVIFDKTGTLTLPELDVANLANLPDNVVEIAGRLALSSRHPVAAAVARAAGATEPLTDIEEEPGQGVRGYHDGQPIRLGRPSFCNAENLANEMLSRDPEASIVAFSHGDATFVFAVRQQMRPDAAEIIANLNRLGIAVEIVSGDREPAVRFAAGMLGIHEWRAEVFPVDKIARIEELARGGCKVLMVGDGLNDAPALAAAHASMSPVSATHMSQAVADAVFLGDCLAPVLVAVKVSRKALHLMRQNLWLAVIYNALAVPVAIAGLVTPLISAAAMSGSSLLVMLNALRARAREAV; encoded by the coding sequence ATGCAGGCGGAAGTCGACTTCTCCCACTATTTGAAAGGTGCGGGTGAGGGACTCGTTCACCTTGATCTCGCAGTTGAAGGTATCAATTGCGCCGGCTGCATGGCCAAGATCGAGCGCAACCTATCCAGTATTCCGGATGTGGTTTCTGCGCGTGTGAACCTCGCCGATAGTCGGCTGGCGCTGGAGTGGAGGCCGGGCGCGCTTGATCCGGCACTGTTCGTGAAGCGCTTGGCGGAACTCGGCTACAAGGCCCATCCATTCAAGCAGGACGATGCCGAGTATCGCGAAGCCCAGCGAGCCCAGGGCCTGCTGCGTCGGCTCGGCGTCGCCGCTTTTGCCGCGATGAACGTGATGATGCTGTCAATTCCAGTCTGGTCCGGCAACGTCTCGGACATGCTGCCGGAGCAGCGCGACTTCTTCCACTGGCTGTCGGCGTTGATCGTCTTACCGGCCGCGGCCTATGCGGCGCAACCGTTCTTTGCTTCCGCGTGGTCTGCGTTGCGCGCGCGGGGTGTCAACATGGACGTCCCGATCAGTATCGGCATCGTGCTCGCCTTGGCGATGTCGGTTGTCGAGACCATCAGCCACGCCGAACACGCCTATTTCGACGCAGCGATCATGCTGATCGCCTTTTTGCTCGCGGGCCGCTATCTCGACCAGAACATGCGGCGGCGTACCCGCACCTTCGCTGGTAATCTCGCCGCACTGAAGGCGGAGACCGCGACGAAGTTCATCAGCTCCACGGAGATCAAGACGGTACCCGCCGCGGCGATCAGGCCCGGCGACATCGTACTGCTGAGGCCCGGCGAACGCTGTGCGGTAGACGGCAACGTGATCGAGGGACGCTCGGAGATTGATCAGAGCCTAATCACCGGCGAGACCCTGCCGGTGAGCGCAGCGCCGGGCAGCGCGGTCTTCGCCGGTACTTTGGTGCGGTCGGGTACGCTCCGTGTCCGCGCGGCGGCGGCCTCGGAGAACACGCTGCTTGCCGAGATCTCTCGGCTGCTCGACCAAGCGCTGCAGGCGCGCTCACGCTATTTGCGCCTCGCAGAGCGCGCATCGCGGCTTTATGCCCCGGTCGTGCACGCAGCCGCCTTTCTGACGATGGTGGGCTGGCTCGCCTACGGTGCAACGCTTCACGATTCGATCGTCACGGCGATCGCAGTGTTGATCATCACCTGTCCCTGCGCGCTGGGCCTTGCGATCCCGGCTGTGCAGACGGTCGCGTCCGGCGCGCTGTTCGGTTCCGGCGTGTTGCTTAATGCCGGCGACGCGATCGAGCGCATCGCCGAGATCGACCGGGTCATCTTCGACAAGACGGGTACGCTGACGCTCCCCGAGCTCGATGTTGCCAATCTGGCGAACCTTCCCGACAACGTCGTCGAGATCGCAGGCCGATTGGCGCTGTCGAGCCGCCATCCGGTCGCCGCTGCCGTGGCGCGCGCCGCGGGTGCCACCGAGCCATTGACTGATATCGAGGAGGAGCCGGGGCAAGGCGTTCGGGGCTATCATGACGGGCAGCCGATCCGGCTTGGCCGGCCCTCGTTCTGCAACGCCGAGAACCTCGCCAACGAGATGCTCAGCCGTGATCCCGAGGCGTCCATTGTCGCATTCAGCCATGGCGACGCGACCTTCGTCTTTGCCGTTCGGCAACAGATGCGGCCGGACGCGGCTGAGATTATCGCGAACCTCAATCGCCTCGGCATCGCGGTCGAGATCGTCTCCGGTGATCGTGAACCTGCGGTGCGGTTCGCGGCCGGAATGCTCGGCATCCACGAATGGCGCGCCGAGGTCTTTCCGGTCGACAAGATCGCGCGCATTGAGGAACTGGCGCGAGGGGGCTGCAAGGTATTGATGGTCGGCGACGGCCTCAACGATGCGCCTGCACTCGCCGCAGCACACGCTTCGATGTCACCGGTCAGCGCCACTCACATGAGCCAGGCCGTCGCGGATGCGGTCTTCCTCGGCGACTGTCTCGCGCCGGTGCTGGTGGCGGTCAAGGTCTCGCGCAAGGCGCTGCATCTGATGCGCCAGAACCTCTGGCTTGCCGTGATCTACAATGCGCTGGCGGTGCCGGTTGCGATCGCCGGCCTCGTTACGCCGCTGATTTCCGCAGCGGCGATGTCTGGCTCGTCGCTGTTGGTCATGCTCAATGCGCTGAGGGCGCGAGCGAGGGAGGCTGTCTGA
- a CDS encoding CBS domain-containing protein, which yields MRAHQVMTKNVITVTPQTSIENAANIMLRNHIGGVPVVNSDGRLVGIVSESDFLRRSEIGTGRKRPAWLQFFLGPGRAAVDFIRERGRKVEDVMTLEPITVEEEASLDELVGLMEKKNVKRLPVMRGKDLVGIVAPSNLLQAVASKAAEIPDLTADDDHIRDRIVQQVSATDWCPIGFEVAVRNGIVHLHGVIISPDLRRAAIVAAENVAGVKDVHDHFCFVDTYSGYHLEFREDAKAAS from the coding sequence ATGCGAGCTCACCAGGTCATGACGAAGAACGTCATCACGGTCACTCCTCAGACCTCGATCGAGAACGCCGCCAACATCATGCTACGCAACCACATCGGTGGGGTGCCGGTCGTAAACTCCGATGGCAGGCTTGTGGGCATCGTCTCGGAGAGTGATTTCCTGCGCCGCAGCGAGATCGGAACCGGACGCAAGCGTCCGGCCTGGCTGCAGTTCTTCCTTGGACCCGGCCGAGCAGCCGTCGACTTCATCCGTGAGCGGGGCCGCAAGGTGGAGGACGTGATGACGCTGGAGCCGATCACGGTCGAGGAAGAAGCATCGCTGGACGAGCTCGTGGGCCTGATGGAAAAGAAGAACGTCAAGCGCCTGCCAGTGATGCGCGGCAAGGACCTAGTCGGCATCGTGGCCCCTTCGAATCTGCTGCAGGCCGTTGCCAGCAAGGCGGCCGAGATCCCGGATCTAACTGCAGACGACGACCATATCCGCGACCGCATCGTTCAGCAGGTCAGCGCCACGGACTGGTGCCCGATTGGTTTTGAGGTCGCTGTGCGTAACGGCATTGTGCACCTTCACGGCGTCATCATCAGTCCTGATTTGCGCCGGGCAGCAATCGTGGCAGCGGAGAACGTCGCGGGCGTCAAGGACGTGCATGATCATTTCTGCTTTGTCGACACCTATTCCGGCTACCACCTTGAATTTCGGGAAGACGCGAAGGCCGCGAGTTAG
- a CDS encoding PDR/VanB family oxidoreductase, whose amino-acid sequence MRFIETRTPATLIATRDLTTSIREFLIRPDNYKGAAYPVGSHIDVAVVVHGQPETRSYSLVGEVDGAGYRIAVRRADDSRGGSRYMWSLAPGARLNVTLPISLLPIDWARQHYCLVAGGIGITPLIGAAQALARRNAEFILHYVVRSREDAAYLDVLVPLLNERLVVHAGNEKRRFDLAATFASLPPDAMTLFCGPMRMLDAARRAWIDDGRALSDLRYETFGSSGLLPTESFRVRLAEQGVEIEIPRDRSMLDALNAAGYEVISDCRRGECGVCAINLIGVDGEVDHRDVFFSEQQKRASEKICACVSRARGTITVDMLLRPDVV is encoded by the coding sequence ATGCGCTTCATCGAAACACGGACGCCCGCCACCTTGATCGCGACACGCGATCTGACGACTTCAATCCGCGAGTTTCTGATCCGACCTGACAATTATAAGGGCGCGGCCTACCCGGTTGGAAGCCACATCGATGTTGCTGTCGTCGTCCATGGCCAGCCCGAGACGCGGTCCTACTCGCTGGTTGGTGAAGTGGACGGCGCCGGCTACCGTATTGCGGTGCGGCGGGCGGATGACTCACGTGGCGGCTCGCGCTACATGTGGTCGCTCGCGCCGGGGGCACGGCTGAACGTCACATTGCCGATCTCGTTGCTGCCGATTGACTGGGCGCGTCAACATTATTGCTTGGTCGCCGGCGGCATCGGCATTACGCCGCTGATCGGGGCGGCACAGGCGCTCGCCCGGCGCAATGCTGAGTTCATTCTGCATTATGTGGTGCGTTCGCGCGAGGATGCGGCCTATCTGGATGTTCTGGTCCCCTTGTTGAACGAGCGCCTTGTTGTCCATGCCGGCAACGAAAAGCGTCGCTTCGATCTCGCCGCGACGTTCGCGTCGCTGCCGCCTGATGCCATGACGCTGTTTTGTGGCCCGATGCGTATGCTCGATGCCGCGCGACGAGCTTGGATCGATGACGGGCGCGCATTGTCCGACCTGCGCTACGAGACTTTCGGTTCGAGCGGCTTGCTACCGACCGAAAGTTTTCGGGTGCGCCTTGCCGAACAGGGCGTCGAGATCGAAATTCCGCGCGATCGCTCGATGCTGGACGCGCTCAATGCGGCAGGTTACGAGGTGATTTCGGATTGCCGTCGCGGCGAGTGCGGCGTTTGCGCCATCAACCTCATCGGCGTCGACGGGGAGGTTGATCACCGTGACGTCTTCTTCAGCGAGCAGCAGAAACGCGCCAGCGAGAAGATCTGCGCATGTGTCTCGCGCGCCCGCGGTACCATCACGGTCGACATGCTGCTTCGCCCGGACGTCGTTTAG
- a CDS encoding aromatic ring-hydroxylating dioxygenase subunit alpha has product MDHCFPMNAWYAAAWDADVKQALLPRTVCGKHVAMYRRSNGEVAALEDACWHRLVPLSKGRLEGDAVVCGYHGLKFNAQGRCTFMPSQDTINPSACVRSYPVVERHRFIWLWMGDPALADPQLVPDMHWNDDSAWAGDGKTLHLKCDYRLVVDNLMDLTHETFVHSASIGNDAIAEAPFDVTHGEKTVTVTRWMKGITAPPFWAKQLQKPGPVDRWQIIRFEAPCTINIDVGVAPAGTGAPEGDRSAGVNGLVLNTITPETETSCHYFWAFVRNYRLGEQRLTTELREGVAGIFREDELILEAQQRAIAENPDRVFYNLNIDAGAMWARRLIDRMIGAEHPPQRQAAE; this is encoded by the coding sequence ATGGACCACTGTTTTCCAATGAATGCCTGGTACGCCGCTGCCTGGGATGCTGACGTGAAGCAGGCGCTATTGCCGCGTACCGTATGCGGCAAGCACGTCGCGATGTATCGCCGCAGCAACGGCGAGGTGGCTGCCTTGGAAGATGCCTGTTGGCATCGGCTGGTGCCGCTTTCAAAGGGGCGACTTGAGGGCGACGCTGTCGTCTGCGGCTACCATGGGTTGAAATTTAACGCGCAGGGGCGCTGCACCTTCATGCCCTCGCAAGACACAATCAACCCCTCCGCGTGCGTGCGTTCCTATCCTGTTGTCGAGCGTCATCGTTTCATCTGGCTATGGATGGGCGATCCCGCGCTGGCCGATCCACAATTGGTGCCGGACATGCACTGGAACGACGATTCCGCGTGGGCCGGCGACGGTAAGACCCTTCACCTCAAATGCGACTACCGTTTGGTCGTCGACAACCTCATGGATCTGACGCACGAAACGTTCGTCCACAGCGCCAGCATTGGCAATGACGCCATCGCGGAAGCGCCGTTCGATGTCACGCATGGCGAGAAGACCGTCACCGTCACGCGTTGGATGAAGGGAATTACCGCGCCGCCGTTCTGGGCCAAGCAATTGCAAAAGCCGGGTCCGGTGGACCGCTGGCAAATCATTCGTTTCGAGGCACCATGCACCATCAATATCGATGTCGGCGTCGCGCCCGCCGGGACGGGCGCACCCGAGGGCGATCGCTCGGCCGGTGTCAACGGTCTTGTCCTCAACACCATCACGCCGGAGACGGAAACGAGCTGTCACTACTTCTGGGCATTCGTGCGCAACTATCGGTTAGGCGAGCAGCGTCTCACCACCGAGCTCCGCGAAGGCGTTGCCGGCATTTTTCGGGAGGACGAGCTGATTCTTGAGGCGCAGCAGCGCGCGATCGCCGAAAACCCAGACCGGGTCTTCTACAACCTCAATATCGATGCGGGCGCGATGTGGGCACGCCGACTGATAGATCGCATGATTGGCGCGGAGCATCCGCCGCAACGGCAGGCGGCGGAGTAA
- the istB gene encoding IS21-like element helper ATPase IstB has protein sequence MARTKKATEAPIDRLDAMLARLQLSGIRDQLDNLLDEAARANLSARETLILLCEREIARKDHRRIEMALKLAHFPAVKELAGFDFEAQPSIDPKQIRDLAASRWIANGENVLLLGPPGVGKTHLSIALGREAILAGYTVQFTTATTLVAGLAKAHGERRLDEKLLALAKPKLLIVDELGYLPLEPDAAHLFFQLVSRRYETGAMLITSNRSVAEWGTVFADPVVATAILDRLLHHSHVLTIRGDSYRLRAKRKSGLIKPPAADGPPVGSASLRPVSGGANLQPTS, from the coding sequence ATGGCGCGCACAAAGAAGGCTACCGAAGCACCAATCGATCGGCTCGACGCCATGCTGGCGCGATTGCAGCTATCCGGCATCCGCGACCAGCTCGACAACCTGCTCGATGAGGCGGCGCGCGCGAACCTATCGGCGCGTGAGACGCTGATCCTGCTGTGCGAGCGCGAGATCGCGCGCAAGGATCATCGCCGCATCGAGATGGCGCTGAAACTCGCACACTTCCCGGCCGTGAAGGAGCTTGCGGGCTTCGACTTCGAGGCGCAGCCGTCGATCGATCCGAAGCAGATCCGCGACCTGGCCGCGTCACGTTGGATCGCCAACGGCGAGAACGTGCTGCTGCTCGGCCCGCCAGGCGTCGGTAAGACGCACTTGTCGATCGCGCTCGGGCGAGAGGCGATCCTGGCCGGTTACACGGTGCAGTTCACCACGGCGACGACGCTGGTCGCTGGCCTCGCCAAGGCGCATGGTGAGCGGCGCCTGGACGAGAAACTGCTCGCGCTGGCGAAGCCAAAGCTGCTGATCGTCGACGAACTCGGCTACCTGCCGCTGGAGCCCGATGCGGCGCATCTGTTCTTCCAGCTGGTCAGCCGCCGCTACGAAACCGGCGCCATGCTGATCACGTCGAACCGCAGCGTTGCCGAATGGGGCACCGTGTTCGCCGATCCGGTGGTCGCCACCGCGATCCTCGACCGGCTCTTGCACCACAGCCACGTGCTGACCATCCGCGGCGACAGCTACCGGCTCCGCGCCAAGCGAAAGAGCGGCCTCATCAAGCCGCCCGCCGCTGACGGCCCTCCGGTCGGCTCCGCCTCCCTCCGTCCCGTCAGCGGCGGAGCCAATCTTCAACCGACATCATGA
- the ccoS gene encoding cbb3-type cytochrome oxidase assembly protein CcoS: MEVLVYLVPLALALGFLGLLGFLWSLKSGQYDDLDGAAWRAIADDEPVTDHGVSEWWK, encoded by the coding sequence ATGGAAGTCCTGGTCTATCTGGTTCCGCTCGCGCTCGCCCTGGGCTTCCTCGGCCTGCTCGGATTTCTCTGGTCGCTCAAGAGCGGCCAGTATGACGACCTCGACGGCGCGGCGTGGCGTGCCATCGCCGATGACGAGCCTGTCACCGATCACGGCGTATCCGAGTGGTGGAAATGA
- a CDS encoding helix-turn-helix domain-containing protein: MLMTAANSQKYSRSLPLLRSGVAQKDSPRALMGAAMRFARNAEIYGEDEPAEYLYQAISGAVRTYRMLDDGRRQICGFYLPGDIFGVEAGEVHLSSAEALNDAEVLVVKRSSLMARAEREKDFAAQLWTLTVRELQRVQEHSLVLIKSAEERVAGFLLEMSGRSCRDAVIELPMSRRDIADYLGLTIETVSRTFTQFVQSGIITLETSRRIQLRDEAVLNRLNA, encoded by the coding sequence ATGCTCATGACGGCCGCCAATTCCCAAAAGTATAGTCGTTCCCTTCCGCTGTTGCGCTCAGGTGTAGCCCAAAAAGACAGTCCGCGGGCTCTGATGGGGGCAGCGATGCGATTTGCCCGCAACGCTGAGATTTACGGTGAAGATGAGCCAGCCGAATACCTTTATCAGGCCATTTCTGGAGCCGTGCGCACCTATCGTATGCTGGATGATGGCCGACGCCAGATCTGCGGTTTTTACCTGCCTGGAGACATCTTCGGCGTCGAGGCCGGCGAGGTTCACCTGTCGTCCGCCGAAGCCCTTAATGATGCCGAGGTGCTCGTGGTGAAACGCAGCAGCCTAATGGCTCGCGCCGAGCGCGAAAAGGATTTCGCCGCGCAGCTTTGGACGCTCACGGTGCGGGAGTTGCAGAGGGTCCAGGAGCATTCCCTTGTCCTGATCAAGAGCGCCGAAGAGCGGGTCGCCGGATTTTTGCTGGAAATGTCCGGCCGCAGCTGCCGCGATGCCGTGATTGAGTTGCCAATGTCGCGGCGGGACATTGCCGATTACCTTGGATTGACGATCGAGACCGTGTCGCGCACATTTACCCAGTTCGTACAATCCGGCATCATTACACTCGAAACATCCCGACGCATCCAGTTGCGCGACGAAGCCGTCCTGAATCGGCTGAACGCGTAA